Proteins encoded together in one Lachnospiraceae bacterium JLR.KK008 window:
- the rfbF gene encoding glucose-1-phosphate cytidylyltransferase, giving the protein MKVVILAGGMGTRFSEETFVRPKPMIEIGNKPILWHIMNTYSAGGLSEFIICCGYKGHMIKEYFVHYYMYQSDVTFSVKDRKKTEHKNFAEQWTVTLADTGLHTLTAGRVLKIRDYIGDDEEFMLTYGDGVADVDIQALLQYHREHGRIATISTTRPEGRFGAIKIDEAGRVESFKEKARKDQSWVNIGFMVMNRKVFSYLGDGREMLEAGPFERLVADGEMMAYRHPGFWSPMDTIKDKAYLEELWESGEAPWRV; this is encoded by the coding sequence ATGAAGGTCGTAATACTTGCGGGCGGCATGGGGACTAGATTCAGTGAGGAAACATTTGTCCGTCCGAAACCGATGATTGAGATCGGTAATAAACCGATCCTCTGGCATATTATGAATACGTATTCAGCCGGCGGGCTGAGCGAATTTATTATCTGCTGTGGTTATAAGGGGCACATGATTAAAGAGTATTTTGTGCATTATTATATGTATCAGTCTGATGTGACCTTTTCCGTGAAGGACAGGAAGAAAACGGAACACAAGAATTTTGCCGAGCAGTGGACGGTGACACTTGCAGACACCGGCCTGCATACCCTGACGGCCGGAAGGGTTTTAAAAATCCGGGATTATATCGGCGATGACGAGGAATTTATGCTGACTTACGGGGATGGTGTGGCAGATGTGGACATCCAGGCCCTTTTACAATATCATCGGGAACACGGCAGGATCGCCACGATCTCCACGACCAGGCCGGAGGGGAGATTCGGCGCGATCAAGATAGATGAGGCAGGGCGTGTGGAGAGTTTTAAAGAAAAGGCGCGAAAGGATCAGTCCTGGGTCAATATCGGGTTTATGGTGATGAACCGAAAGGTATTTTCCTATCTGGGAGACGGCAGGGAAATGCTGGAGGCAGGGCCGTTTGAGCGTCTGGTGGCAGATGGCGAGATGATGGCCTACAGGCATCCGGGCTTCTGGTCTCCAATGGATACGATCAAGGACAAGGCGTATCTGGAAGAACTGTGGGAGAGCGGAGAGGCGCCGTGGAGGGTGTGA
- the rfbG gene encoding CDP-glucose 4,6-dehydratase, translating to MNPNHLYKNKKILITGHTGFKGSWMCALLRALGAQVTGYSLEPPTAPSLFELCHLADGMESIMGDVRDLPHLQQVFGRVRPEIVIHMAAQPIVRESYKNPVYTYDVNVMGTVHVLECIRQTESVRSFVNVTTDKVYKNREWVWGYRENEELNGYDPYSNSKSCSELVTDSYCQSFFTDGRVAVSTARAGNVIGGGDFATDRIIPDCIRAVEKGGTIAVRNPYSVRPYQHVLEPVTVYLMIAAAQYETQSYAGNYNVGPDDNDCYTTGALVDLFCRKWQSETGQETRWEDRYDGGPHEAGFLKLDCSKLKNTFGWKPVWNVETAMEKIAQWSHCRRRGEDIAACMDRQAACFLKAWEEKGNRAF from the coding sequence ATGAATCCAAATCATCTTTACAAAAATAAAAAAATACTGATTACGGGACACACAGGTTTTAAGGGAAGCTGGATGTGTGCCCTGTTACGGGCGCTCGGCGCGCAGGTGACGGGTTACAGTCTGGAGCCGCCGACCGCCCCTTCCCTGTTTGAACTGTGTCATCTGGCTGACGGCATGGAGTCAATCATGGGGGATGTGCGCGATCTGCCGCATTTGCAACAGGTTTTCGGGCGGGTACGGCCGGAGATCGTCATTCACATGGCAGCTCAGCCCATTGTACGGGAGTCATACAAAAATCCCGTATATACCTATGATGTCAATGTGATGGGGACAGTCCATGTGCTGGAGTGCATCAGGCAGACGGAGAGTGTGCGGTCTTTTGTCAATGTGACGACAGATAAAGTCTATAAAAACAGGGAATGGGTCTGGGGTTATCGGGAGAACGAAGAACTCAATGGCTATGACCCATATTCCAATTCCAAATCGTGTTCTGAGCTGGTGACGGACAGCTATTGCCAGTCTTTTTTCACTGACGGAAGGGTGGCAGTTTCCACCGCGAGAGCCGGTAATGTGATCGGTGGCGGCGATTTTGCAACGGACCGGATCATTCCGGACTGTATCCGGGCAGTTGAAAAAGGCGGGACGATCGCGGTGAGGAATCCTTATTCCGTCAGACCCTATCAGCACGTGCTCGAACCGGTGACTGTCTACCTGATGATCGCGGCGGCTCAGTATGAGACGCAGAGCTATGCGGGCAACTATAACGTTGGACCGGATGACAACGACTGTTACACGACAGGAGCGCTTGTGGATCTGTTCTGCCGGAAGTGGCAGTCTGAGACCGGGCAGGAAACCAGGTGGGAAGACCGATATGACGGTGGCCCTCATGAGGCCGGTTTTCTGAAGCTGGATTGCTCGAAGCTGAAAAATACATTTGGCTGGAAACCCGTATGGAATGTGGAGACTGCCATGGAAAAGATTGCACAGTGGTCGCATTGCCGCCGGCGAGGCGAGGACATAGCGGCATGTATGGACAGACAGGCTGCGTGTTTTCTGAAGGCCTGGGAGGAAAAAGGCAACAGAGCTTTTTGA
- a CDS encoding glycosyltransferase 87 family protein codes for MGKNPGKVSVPEGGCLQKFYSKITPQFLFGALLLLIGSLNICYLWQTQGECIDLVLTDKDFYFMDFFNHIFYVREPKNVYDVDYNACFPPLAYMMYWALGKCLALDAVAMNDAPSLSSYALLLYVLYNVAMGILFYNSIERLIRQKGFGTGHIRGIALAIFSSGVYILSILWIGNAALTACILLMRAMELRQRPDRRSQEMALVFIAMAAGFKIYPAIFGILYIKEKRYREAGRLVLYGVLMFFVPFVFFGGSHGLVRMLKNQAQLHAGISYYSWKSIRSTWNQIDFKFLHFHMPVIGTILTICYAAVAFTVAWLTKVEWKRLYLLCSLMVIVPAWSGSYTPIYFSIPLILFLCGERKEKNDYMYALLFAGMFCFFVWNTPAITNITGDISYVVRYLSIYGMCFLLVVEGMLQTGKELAGRRYESKSSLQK; via the coding sequence ATGGGAAAAAATCCCGGTAAAGTAAGTGTACCAGAAGGGGGATGCCTGCAGAAATTTTACAGCAAGATTACACCACAGTTCCTGTTTGGGGCGTTGCTTCTGCTGATCGGCAGCCTTAACATATGCTACCTGTGGCAGACGCAGGGGGAATGTATCGATCTTGTACTAACCGATAAAGACTTTTATTTTATGGACTTTTTTAATCACATCTTTTATGTAAGAGAGCCAAAGAACGTTTATGATGTTGATTATAATGCCTGTTTTCCACCGCTTGCGTATATGATGTATTGGGCATTGGGAAAATGTCTGGCGTTGGATGCCGTTGCGATGAATGATGCCCCTTCCCTGTCCTCCTATGCCCTGCTTTTATACGTGCTATACAATGTAGCAATGGGTATTTTGTTTTACAATAGCATTGAGCGTCTGATCAGGCAAAAAGGATTCGGAACAGGACATATCAGAGGAATTGCGCTTGCGATATTTAGTTCCGGAGTCTATATATTGAGTATATTGTGGATTGGTAACGCAGCACTGACTGCCTGTATTTTACTTATGCGGGCAATGGAGTTACGGCAGCGGCCAGACAGACGGAGCCAGGAGATGGCGCTTGTTTTTATTGCGATGGCCGCAGGATTTAAGATATATCCGGCGATTTTTGGGATACTTTATATAAAGGAAAAAAGGTATCGGGAAGCGGGACGGCTGGTCTTATATGGAGTCCTTATGTTTTTTGTTCCCTTTGTATTTTTTGGTGGATCTCACGGGCTTGTCCGGATGCTGAAAAATCAGGCACAGCTGCATGCTGGCATATCTTATTACAGCTGGAAAAGTATACGGTCGACATGGAACCAAATAGATTTCAAATTCCTTCATTTTCATATGCCTGTAATCGGAACGATATTAACGATATGTTATGCGGCAGTGGCATTCACTGTTGCCTGGCTGACGAAAGTGGAGTGGAAACGGTTATATCTGCTGTGCAGTTTGATGGTCATTGTTCCTGCATGGTCCGGATCCTATACACCGATTTATTTTTCGATTCCGCTGATACTGTTCTTATGTGGGGAACGGAAAGAGAAAAATGATTATATGTACGCGTTATTGTTTGCGGGAATGTTTTGCTTCTTTGTGTGGAATACACCGGCGATAACAAATATTACCGGGGATATTTCTTATGTAGTGAGATATTTGTCTATTTATGGAATGTGTTTTCTATTAGTTGTTGAAGGAATGTTGCAGACAGGTAAGGAACTTGCCGGGAGAAGATATGAATCCAAATCATCTTTACAAAAATAA
- a CDS encoding zinc-binding dehydrogenase, protein MRAFVLERQQKTAWFDAPQPQLTPYGAILKPIAVTPCSSDIHTIWGGSPKQPNLILGHESIAEVVEVGPYVRDFKAGDKVAVPAVTPDWRHKAIQEGNRKHAGTPFSGCQLGRTQPGVFAERFLISDADVTLAHIPPDISDEQALMSVDVVTTGFTGAENANIKFGDTVCVLGIGSIGLMAVAGASLLGAGRIIAVGTRPVCVELARNYGATDVLNYKEENVTERVLEMTDGVGVDAVIIAGGGADTLTQAYDMTRYGIGTISNVNYFGGTGYLPLPIFSGGRGMCGKTLHMELAEGGRARVERIFSMIRYGRVDPAPLVTHHLYGLDKIEEAVCLMKEKQRDLIKVMVHCA, encoded by the coding sequence ATGAGAGCTTTTGTATTGGAAAGACAGCAGAAAACGGCATGGTTTGATGCGCCTCAGCCGCAGTTGACACCTTATGGAGCTATCTTAAAGCCGATTGCGGTAACACCCTGCTCTTCGGATATTCATACGATATGGGGAGGTTCGCCGAAACAGCCCAATCTGATACTGGGCCATGAAAGTATCGCGGAAGTCGTGGAAGTGGGGCCATATGTGAGGGATTTTAAAGCAGGTGACAAAGTGGCTGTCCCTGCGGTGACGCCGGATTGGCGCCACAAGGCGATACAGGAGGGAAACCGTAAACATGCGGGAACCCCATTCTCTGGCTGCCAGTTAGGGCGCACGCAGCCAGGGGTCTTTGCGGAACGATTTCTGATTTCCGATGCGGATGTCACACTGGCGCATATTCCGCCGGATATTTCTGACGAGCAGGCGCTGATGAGTGTCGATGTCGTCACAACGGGATTTACCGGAGCGGAAAATGCCAATATTAAGTTCGGTGATACGGTCTGTGTACTTGGGATCGGATCCATCGGGTTGATGGCGGTCGCAGGAGCCAGCCTGCTTGGCGCCGGACGGATTATTGCAGTGGGAACCCGTCCGGTCTGTGTGGAACTGGCCAGAAACTATGGGGCTACTGATGTGCTCAATTATAAAGAAGAAAATGTCACGGAACGAGTGCTGGAGATGACAGACGGCGTTGGCGTGGATGCGGTCATTATTGCCGGAGGAGGCGCAGATACACTGACGCAGGCTTATGATATGACCCGGTATGGAATCGGTACCATATCAAACGTAAACTATTTTGGGGGTACCGGATACCTGCCGTTGCCGATTTTTTCAGGTGGACGTGGGATGTGTGGGAAGACACTGCATATGGAACTGGCAGAAGGCGGGCGTGCCAGAGTAGAGCGGATCTTTTCCATGATCCGGTATGGGCGCGTCGATCCGGCGCCTCTTGTTACGCACCATCTGTACGGCCTGGATAAAATTGAGGAAGCAGTCTGCCTGATGAAAGAAAAGCAGCGGGATCTGATCAAGGTGATGGTGCATTGTGCATGA
- a CDS encoding sugar phosphate nucleotidyltransferase, with translation MRSGEAKMKVVILAGGLPSTIAEDKQGVPKPMVEIGENPILWHIMKGYGAHGFHEFIICAGYRKEMIKDYFNDFYIYQSDITVDLRNNTIEIHKNITEDWKVTVVDTGQYSSTGQRISQIQKYIDGETFIVNFGDCLSNIDVNKLIEAHHEKQKWATVALAHPAGRNQILDIDEEGNYLGVRKPDAADNQAWVNAGVYVFNRQVFHYLLGNYQLEKQLLETLAEKQQVSTYQHKGFWSPIETKRDKEQMENLWNAGIAPWKIW, from the coding sequence ATGAGATCGGGAGAAGCGAAGATGAAAGTAGTGATTCTGGCAGGAGGACTGCCAAGCACGATAGCCGAGGATAAACAGGGAGTGCCCAAGCCGATGGTCGAGATTGGGGAAAATCCGATTCTCTGGCATATTATGAAAGGCTATGGAGCGCATGGGTTCCATGAGTTTATTATCTGCGCCGGCTATCGCAAAGAGATGATCAAAGATTATTTTAATGACTTCTATATTTATCAGTCGGATATTACGGTCGATCTGCGGAACAATACGATAGAGATTCACAAGAATATTACGGAAGACTGGAAAGTGACGGTCGTGGATACAGGGCAGTATTCTTCTACCGGACAACGAATCAGTCAGATTCAAAAATATATCGACGGGGAAACATTTATCGTCAACTTTGGCGACTGTCTGTCCAATATTGATGTCAATAAACTGATCGAAGCGCATCATGAGAAACAGAAATGGGCTACGGTGGCGTTGGCGCATCCGGCAGGACGCAATCAGATTCTTGACATCGACGAAGAGGGAAATTATCTGGGAGTGCGCAAACCTGACGCTGCGGACAATCAGGCATGGGTCAATGCGGGCGTTTACGTGTTTAACAGGCAGGTATTCCATTATCTTCTCGGGAATTATCAGCTGGAGAAACAACTGCTGGAGACGCTTGCCGAGAAACAGCAGGTCTCGACATATCAGCACAAAGGGTTTTGGTCTCCCATCGAGACAAAGAGGGATAAGGAGCAGATGGAAAATCTGTGGAATGCGGGCATAGCGCCGTGGAAGATATGGTGA
- a CDS encoding NACHT domain-containing protein produces MDLMNILVTAGLGEMAKTAVKGLLDFFRTDYEESLYDRTYEALQEYLTCSYRSNAMMHTIVFRGIEKTIFDLYIPLTLQCQREEGKRIVVNEKSMAEIMRNHKRSIVIDNAGMGKSTIAKYLATQAVIRKSGIPIMIELRKLKKEKYIMSFIEEQFDQFDKKIASADLKCMLKEGGFIVFFDGYDEIAVELRQTVTEDIRYFIERAPENTYILTSREESELSSFSDFLEYTIQPLRMNEAFALIRKYDNYGKHAEDLITKIKEEENLKVLKEFLTNPLLVSLLYKTYMYKGEIPYKKIEFYKQVYEALFNDHDKSKDAYVHPKQSGLEINDFERVLMALGFLGVKRWQVEYEEKEELIHDIRIGIKNLVGSSPKPQHFLEDIIHAVPLFRKDGGTYRWIHKSFMEYFAAKYICYEMGDRKEALLYKITDGDNGMLYKNMLDFCYELDLKTFRKAVLIPWLTRVMEVEKKVECLLREQAPAWQESEELKRGLLNVWISGDAAVLRAGKETCRIMRGGGMQHREKLEEITRKVDRFFLWKTTFTSEGMFIFRSNREDDVVKDILLMKNVPVTVERKMENDSEKISAWIHELLLEEEKVYYLEQLIQTVYQNSESVERIAKFIRMSVLRSGGMKMFDYGLCYDLLMEIRQEMQEMEALNRELFTLE; encoded by the coding sequence ATGGATCTGATGAACATTCTTGTAACCGCAGGATTGGGCGAGATGGCTAAGACAGCCGTTAAGGGGCTGCTGGATTTTTTTCGGACAGATTACGAGGAATCTCTGTATGACAGAACTTATGAGGCATTGCAGGAGTACCTGACATGCAGTTACCGAAGCAATGCGATGATGCACACGATCGTTTTCCGCGGAATAGAGAAAACAATCTTTGACCTCTATATTCCGCTGACACTGCAGTGCCAGCGGGAAGAAGGGAAAAGGATCGTAGTCAATGAGAAGAGCATGGCAGAGATCATGCGCAATCATAAACGAAGTATCGTCATTGACAATGCAGGGATGGGAAAGTCCACGATTGCCAAATATCTGGCGACGCAGGCCGTGATCAGAAAGTCGGGGATTCCGATCATGATCGAGCTGCGCAAACTGAAAAAAGAAAAATATATTATGAGCTTTATTGAAGAACAGTTTGATCAGTTCGACAAAAAGATTGCGTCTGCGGATTTAAAGTGTATGCTGAAGGAGGGGGGATTCATTGTCTTTTTTGACGGTTATGATGAGATTGCAGTGGAGCTTCGTCAGACGGTGACGGAAGACATCCGGTATTTCATTGAACGGGCGCCGGAAAATACGTATATCCTTACTTCACGGGAGGAGAGTGAGCTGAGCTCTTTCAGCGATTTTTTGGAGTATACGATTCAGCCGCTTCGCATGAACGAGGCTTTTGCGCTGATTCGCAAGTATGACAATTATGGGAAACATGCGGAGGACCTGATTACTAAAATTAAAGAGGAAGAGAATCTTAAGGTCTTAAAAGAATTTCTCACCAATCCGCTTCTTGTTTCTCTCTTATATAAGACATATATGTACAAGGGAGAGATCCCTTATAAAAAAATAGAGTTTTATAAACAGGTATATGAAGCGCTGTTCAATGACCATGATAAATCAAAGGATGCTTATGTCCACCCAAAGCAGTCGGGGCTCGAAATCAACGACTTTGAACGGGTATTGATGGCATTGGGGTTTCTGGGTGTCAAGAGATGGCAGGTTGAGTACGAGGAAAAGGAAGAACTGATCCACGATATTCGAATTGGTATTAAAAATCTGGTGGGCAGCAGTCCGAAACCACAGCATTTTCTTGAGGACATCATTCATGCCGTGCCACTATTTCGAAAGGACGGCGGTACTTACCGGTGGATTCACAAGTCATTTATGGAGTATTTTGCTGCTAAATACATCTGCTATGAAATGGGCGACCGCAAGGAGGCTTTGCTTTATAAAATCACGGACGGAGACAACGGAATGTTATACAAAAACATGCTTGATTTCTGCTATGAGCTGGATCTGAAGACATTTCGCAAAGCCGTACTCATTCCCTGGCTGACGCGTGTAATGGAGGTAGAAAAAAAGGTAGAATGTCTTCTTCGGGAACAGGCGCCTGCCTGGCAGGAGAGTGAGGAACTGAAAAGGGGGCTGCTCAATGTCTGGATCAGTGGTGATGCCGCGGTGCTTAGGGCAGGGAAAGAGACTTGCCGGATCATGCGGGGAGGTGGGATGCAACATCGGGAAAAATTGGAAGAGATAACAAGAAAGGTTGACCGCTTTTTTTTATGGAAGACTACCTTTACCTCAGAGGGAATGTTTATCTTTCGCAGTAATAGGGAGGACGATGTGGTCAAAGACATCTTATTGATGAAAAACGTACCTGTAACTGTAGAGAGAAAAATGGAAAATGACAGTGAGAAGATTTCAGCGTGGATTCACGAACTGCTTCTGGAAGAAGAAAAAGTCTATTATCTGGAACAATTAATACAGACAGTATATCAAAATAGTGAATCTGTAGAGAGGATTGCCAAGTTTATACGCATGAGCGTATTGCGAAGCGGAGGTATGAAAATGTTCGATTATGGCCTGTGTTATGATTTGCTCATGGAAATCCGACAGGAAATGCAGGAAATGGAAGCATTGAACCGGGAACTGTTTACACTTGAGTGA